From Melanotaenia boesemani isolate fMelBoe1 chromosome 12, fMelBoe1.pri, whole genome shotgun sequence, a single genomic window includes:
- the itprid2 gene encoding protein ITPRID2 isoform X4, which translates to MNSTGSGKSSNVSSVSELLDLYEEDPEEILLNLGFGQEEPDLSAKIPSRFFNSTSSARGIDIKVYLGAQMQRMELENPNYALTSRFRQIEVFTTVANEFFQLYSQVSGQSVPQITSKEQSEGKEGGSGGEEKPAPLKRNNSALNAATVFKRRVSRRNLLGSTSESPDAPNQHTQLNGHAASPDNAKGSEQDSHGTDSDHQGDTVSQKHFRRKDNVALPTVTEEASGDKETERLVDGSSEQSRRGPECRLQLADHQSANQKPEAEGARLSLPFTPDKAVSTLTPPQLAQLRTENTNSFDMEEIQTNDDETLPGRTSRTTDLSRTVSQQSDSSGFAEEPSVDNSYLKLQESCDSCDSETTVTSHPSQDVATPHALDQPMFELPDGRQEEAEPAGATEADGRRNSREEDVHEGSSEQFPQYTAHHLPTNRLTGDQQEETQEGEQVEATDRTDPSTEPQTDGTQSMSASEPEQQHELEQTRNQSEQEPQHTEHLTETMADMDAPTEGDKDKAPTEHKIQDDFCSLYPSLPASPVFSALNRAKQNQLNRSGQQISPQINDAHQAPGGGRGRRGVFPMQRSSSLPSSLLSPRVVSSVRIQFGRGQTSCTTPSYTYKYAQDGVDGTKEEEALKEEEEEDGGQNNCLSTLIINPSYNEKLPASVPPKPIPRDLMRSSYSLQSSSPPPDLSLGDQVPSQSVPDLSFSQRQPNQFPQNIGTNQRQQGWNPAQMISNPSPLAVFSDPTPNHSPSFNSSPYPFSLNPHLQHHYASPPNLHHNNSLNHYSSLTSLHQPTTSPAPTHGSLTNLHQHHPSLAPHLHPVTPTMHHQSYNHPYSHHSPYHTPPQFASPYLGYHGYTMNPHLPFPHPVTQYPPPALEPSLHPGLTHSAPGLLPGLGSLHSPAQNFHPGLTPAAPGSGPSHTPSSTEMQLRRVLHEIRGTVQSLNQSQDDPPGVFGDHRAAAPTHQSLAEFQQKRQCLNVFRNQMTDLEMSIMRQQALVYKHLSPADRLEIEHLQSLRSAVREELQELEQQLEDRLIELTRHSRYKGLHRGSSVDSLSTSSALRAMEPMSDLLREQFFLQSELSYDGRAPSTDPSTRSSSPVRGEGRVDVKQRPEVYRASISITPAPPPRPNMNTEEEEGERRRDSEGVEGGKVGGEEEEEEAAGRFKVNNFQQLIQEIRESVAKEVRREIYNELLAAASPRSSPHPARQPHP; encoded by the exons GTCGTTTCCGTCAGATCGAGGTGTTTACGACAGTTGCTAATGAGTTTTTCCAGCTCTACAGTCAGGTTTCTGGACAGTCTGTACCACAAATCACCTCCAAGGAACAAA GTGAGGGAAAAGAAGGAGGAAGTGGTGGAGAGGAGAAGCCTGCTCCCTTAAAGAGAAACAACTCTGCTCTGAACGCCGCCACTGTCTTCAAGAGAAGAGTCAGCAGACGTAATCTGCTCGGGTCGACCTCCGAGTCACCTGACGCACCTAACCAGCACACGCAGCTAAACGGACATGCAGCCAGCCCTGACAACGCCAAAGGTTCAGAGCAGGACAGCCACGGTACAGACTCTGACCATCAGGGGGATACGGTTAGCCAGAAACACTTCCGCAGGAAAGACAACGTTGCACTACCGACGGTTACCGAGGAAGCCAGCGGGGACAAAGAGACAGAGCGACTGGTAGACGGCAG TTCTGAACAGAGCAGAAGGGGACCTGAGTGTCGGCTACAGTTAGCTGATCACCAGTCAGCCAACCAGAAACCAGAGGCGGAAGGAGCTCGGCTCAGCCTCCCCTTCACCCCCGACAAAGCTGTGTCCACCCTCACGCCGCCCCAGCTGGCCCAGCTCCGCACAGAAAACACCAACTCTTTTGACATGGAAGAG ATTCAGACTAATGACGATGAGACTCTACCAGGCAGAACATCCAGAACCACTG ACCTTTCAAGGACTGTCAgtcagcagtctgacagcagtggttTTGCTGAAGAGCCCTCTGTCGACAACAGCTACCTCAAG TTGCAGGAGAGTTGTGACAGCTGTGACAGCGAGACCACTGTGACATCACACCCTTCACAAGATGTGGCAACGCCTCATGCACTGGACCAACCCATGTTCGAGCTACCAGATGGCAGACAGGAAGAGGCGGAGCCTGCTGGTGCTACAGAGGCTGATGGGAGAAGAAACTCAAGAGAAGAGGACGTGCATGAAGGGAGttcagaacagtttccacagtATACGGCCCACCATCTCCCCACAAACAGACTTACAGGAGACCAGCAGGAGGAGACTCAGGAAGGGGAGCAAGTCGAGGCTACGGACAGGACTgatcccagcacagaaccacaAACAGATGGTACCCAGAGTATGTCAGCTTCTGAGCCAGAACAACAACATGAATTAGAGCAAACAAGGAATCAGTCAGAACAAGAACCACAACACACAGAGCATCTGACTGAGACCATGGCAGACATGGATGCACCCACAGAGGGAGATAAGGACAAAGCCCCCACAGAGCACAAAATCCAGGATGATTTTTGTTCACTTTATCCTTCTCTTCCAGCCTCACCAGTTTTCAGTGCTCTAAACCGAGCCAAACAGAACCAGCTGAACCGGTCAGGCCAGCAAATCAGTCCCCAGATCAATGATGCACACCAAGCCCCAGGAGGGGGACGAGGAAGACGTGGTGTCTTTCCCATGCAGAGGTCCTCCTCCCTGCCCTCATCACTCCTCTCACCCAGAGTTGTGTCTTCTGTCAGGATCCAGTTTGGACGAGGACAGACATCCTGCACTACACCTAGTTACACCTATAAATATGCTCAGGATGGTGTAGATGGCACAAAAGAAGAGGAGGCTcttaaggaggaggaggaagaggacggtGGGCAAAACAACTGTCTGTCGACTCTGATTATAAACCCCAGCTATAATGAGAAACTACCAGCTTCTGTCCCTCCTAAACCCATCCCTCGCGACCTGATGCGGTCATCCTATTCCCTGCAGAGCTCCAGCCCTCCTCCTGATCTTTCATTGGGAGACCAAGTCCCTTCCCAGAGTGTTCCAGATCTTTCATTTAGCCAGCGGCAGCCTAACCAGTTCCCACAGAACATAGGCACCAACCAGAGGCAGCAAGGGTGGAATCCAGCGCAGATGATCTCAAACCCCAGCCCTTTAGCAGTGTTCTCTGACCCCACCCCCAACCATAGTCCAAGCTTTAACTCTAGCCCTTACCCCTTCAGTCTGAACCCTCATCTACAGCATCATTATGCAAGTCCTCCTAACCTCCACCACAACAATTCTTTGAACCACTACTCTAGTCTAACCAGTCTGCACCAACCTACTACTTCCCCAGCCCCCACACATGGCAGCCTCACCAATTTGCATCAGCACCATCCTTCCCTAGCTCCTCACTTACATCCTGTAACTCCCACAATGCACCACCAGAGCTATAACCATCCATATAGTCATCACTCACCTTATCACACACCTCCTCAGTTTGCCTCACCTTATCTTGGATACCATGGGTACACCATGAACCCCCACTTGCCGTTCCCCCACCCTGTCACTCAGTATCCACCACCGGCTCTAGAACCCAGCCTCCATCCGGGCTTAACTCATTCTGCTCCAGGCTTGCTTCCCGGCCTGGGATCTCTCCACAGCCCGGCTCAGAACTTTCACCCTGGTCTCACTCCTGCTGCTCCAGGTTCAGGACCTAGCCATACTCCATCCAGCACAGAGATGCAGCTGAGGAGGGTCCTGCATGAGATCAGGGGAACAGTTCAGAGTCTGAATCAG AGCCAAGATGACCCTCCAGGTGTGTTCGGTGACCACAGAGCAGCTGCTCCCACCCACCAG tctttGGCAGAGTTTCAGCAGAAGAGGCAATGTCTGAACGTCTTCCGCAATCAGATGACGGACCTCGAGATGTCAATCATGCGACAACAGGCTCTGGTGTATAAACACCTGAGCCCCGCTGACAG GCTTGAGATAGAGCATCTTCAGTCTCTGAGATCAGCGGTAAGAGAAGAACTCCAGGAGCTGGAACAACAGCTGGAAGACAGACTGATAGAGCTAACACGGCACTCGCGCTACAAA GGTCTTCATAGAGGCAGTAGTGTTGACAGTCTGTCCACCTCATCTGCACTGAGAGCCATGGAGCCG ATGTCAGACCTCCTCAGGGAGCAGTTTTTCCTCCAATCAGAGCTCAGCTATGACGGCCGCGCCCCCTCAACAGACCCTTCCACTCGCTCCTCCAGTCCGGTCAGAGGAGAGGGAAGAGTAGATGTCAAGCAGAGGCCAGAAGTGTATCGGGCATCAATCAGCATaacccctgctcctcctcctcgtccCAACATGAatacagaggaagaagaaggggAAAGGAGGAGGGACAGCGAGGGCGTTGAGGGAGGAAAAGTGGgtggggaagaggaggaggaagaagcagCCGGAAGATTCAAAGTGAACAACTTTCAGCAGCTCATCCAAGAG ATTCGAGAGAGCGTTGCAAAGGAGGTCCGACGAGAGATCTACAACGAGCTGCTGGCTGCCGCATCTCCACGGAGCTCACCCCACCCTGCCAGGCAACCTCACCCATAG